A segment of the Necator americanus strain Aroian chromosome IV, whole genome shotgun sequence genome:
CAATCTCTTCCGTCAGCAAAAAATCGGAGAGTTGACGCTATACGGGAAATAAATCATTTCCGTAAAATAGTGTGGATTACTTCGTTttcgtatgttttttttaaaggcatttGTTCAAGCTGCAGATGGAAAAGTGTTTTTCCTACTCTTCTCGGTCGGCAACGGGAACAGACGGCTTGTAAGACAGAAAATCCTTAAAGATTTGAATTCTCACATTCTTCTCGAATGGAAAGGTGGATTGCTCGGAAAAAACTCTTCCACTTTAGTTTGTCTTCTCGGCCTACATTCAGTATATCTCTCTTTGGAAGGACAAATACGATGGAAACGGAACCATCGGGACTTCTTTCCTAACAGTCCTCGTCAGTTCTTTCTCATTCCAATACTGTTTGTTGGTTTGCTCGGGTTTGTTGCAACAAATGGACTGGGTCCCACAGTGAACTGAAGTGCCGTTGCATTACGGACCTAGCTCATTTGTTGCAGAAACACTTCCAGTGCTACAACGAGTGAAGACGTACTTCCGCCGCATGATACGTTTGTGCACGGGTAGATTTTTATTGGATAGCAACGTAACCAAACGAGGCACACGTTGCCGCTAGAGCGCGTTCATCTAACATGAAGAATCTTATTGGATACGGgttttatgttttgttgtttcaacTAAAGTTTTCTTTACTGGTCTTCCACGTTTTGGTGACATTTCTATCGATTAAAGGAATTCTCTAAAACTTTTGTTTCCCTCAATAAATTGCCACAAATGACTCTTTTTTCTGTATCATGTTATACCTAGTATGTTTTCGAAATGGATCGAAATCGTCAACGTCACAAGATCTGTAAACGTTAGTAAAGGCGGATGTGCCTTCTAGTCCCTACTGATCGAACAATTGAGGCAACCAAATGAGTTTTTTGGCCGCTTTCCTGAGTTTCCTTTTACTTCTGTTTTCCTTCGATTCACTTTAAACTTTCGATAAGTGATTTGCTATGTGATAAGGTGTTTCCAGATTTAGAAACTGCTGTATTCAGACCACCAACTTTCGTAGAATTGCTCGTATTGCTAATTATGTGTAGGAGTCTTGTGATAAGCGCTTCTTCATGGCACATTTTTCACAGAGTAGAAGAAGAGCACCTTTTTCATGCATTTATGATCTTCACAGCAGTTATCATTGACATATTTATTATGTAAATGGTTAATCTGTGAGAACAAGAtctttcaataaaataaattaaacaatgaaataaattaaagtgCCAATAATGGAGAAATGTGGAGTTTCATAACACGAACGTACATCATACAGAACGCATGTAATTCGAAGGGAATCTGTTCAGCCATTTTCACTATTCTATAAAAACGTTTGCAGTTTCAACAAATTCAGTTAGTTGGCAAAGAATTAGATTCTTTGCTTATTATTTTCCTATTATGCTTCTTTATTACGTAAAAAAAGTTCGAATTCGTAGTCTTCACCTATCATAAATgaggtttttgtttcctaacGAGGTTTTCGTTTCGTTGATTGCTGGAGTGCGATCATTCACGCAGACGTTCCACGTGGGAGGAGTGGATGACGCGATGAACATAACGAAAACCCGTATCATGCTGTGCTTATGGATGTACTTAATTCCATTTGTTAGGAAATTGGCTGATGGCATATGAAAATTGCTGGGAAAGAAAATCGGTCCTTGCAGCACATTTTTGGGTgctaacatttttaaaaagctGAGTAGAAACATGAGTATGGTATGTATTTCATGATGCTAGTTCATATTATCCATGTCATCCATTCGATCTTCCCTATCACCTGGTTTTCGCTCACCTGATCCACGGACGTCGCGGATCCCACGGATATAACTTGTCACCATAATTGGTGAAACCATTCcttgaattaattaaatattaattagATTGAGTTGATTAATTTCCGCTAGAGAATTATTATTCGAAAATTGATATATAATTATGACACACCTCCTCTAATTCCATAACCGTATGCATTGCCTCGAGGACCACGCTCTTCCGTGAGAATGCCGCCCGCAGGGACACTACCTCCCACCGAGCCAGACTCAGAACCCATGGTTCCTCCAGTGCCAGTTGAGCCTCCTGTGCCAGTTGAGCTACCTGTGCCAGTTGCGCTACCGGTACCAGTCGTACCACCCATATCCGATGGTGAACTTCCTTCTCCACTTACACTTCCACTAGCTTCTCCACCAGCGCTAGCTCCACCTTTGTTTCGTTTCATGCTACCTAAAAACTACTCCTTAAGAGGTAAGAAATATATGCAAATTCCTTTAATTTtgtatatttcttttaaagctTCGTTTACggaattttaaagaaacaaacactCATTTCCACTACCGACGTTTACGTTAAATTGCTCTCGCCTGAAGGCGGCGCTTTTTAGTGTTAATTAGAGATATTTGAATACTTCTAGATGGAGACCTAGCGTAactaatttctttgtttttctttcaatagaGATTCAAACGTACGTGGAGCTTTGGCACATCCATTTACCAGAGTGATTAGTGCTAGAATGGCAATCACTCTTAGAGTAATCATAGCTGAaagtatttttcatttgatctGAAATGAATGCGAAGTTCAATGGGTCTAGAAGAGTAGTATGCAGATGAATTGTTCCAGCCAAACAGcatctaatttttgaaaaaaaatccgaaaattgtACTTTTTAAACCTAGCCGTTCTTagttttaataattttctgtTAATTCATTTATATACACCAATTGTTCaccagaaaaaatgaagaaggaaaacacACCTTCTCTGATCAGATCATCAAAGAATAGTCGGCAGCTAATATGCTTCTAGCGGAAACTTTTCATCAAGATAGAAGATTTCACATTTTACCTCGAATTTTGGAGTGCAACGCTGAGTGTTGGAACATGGATGTTAATTGTTTAGATAATCACCCAAGGTTTCAACGCTGAAATAATTGGTCCGTCTGATCTCGGCTCCGGAAAGAACGAGTTATTTCGGTCGCAAGCAGACTCCACCTTTTCTTACAAGCAGAACATTAATGGcgtccgtaaaaaaaaaacctaagtgAATTTTTACGTTGTGGTGTTGTTTCGTCGTcaccttttttctcgttctcgTCTCGTCTATTTTAGCTATTCGGTATTTTGCAAGTAACTTTGAGTGTTGGAACATGGTACATATATGCAgtcaattaaaaaataactacTCTACACCGGTTTACCGCCtgatagtggcgtggaggtgactctgggtgTCAAACCGCGATGCAGAGCGGAGGTAAATCTTCTGACAGGATCTACTAAgttgagaaggagttcgacacccCTGACATTTGGAATAGGAAGCCTAGCCTAGAGCAAACATTTGCCAAGATTTAGCActgtcttggcaaaatgtcgtaAGGTGGCTCTGATTCGTATAGTGATGAAAGCTAAGCTTGCCAATGCTGGGGTGCTTGGTTTGGGAAAAAAGTCCTCTTGCTACTTCAGGATATATCCTGCCTCACTGCGCTGCACACTGGGCTCTGCCGTCTCAGACAGCGGACAGTATGGCGATCGGTGAAAGGCGATTCTTGACCAAGGAGACATGCACGGCACGGAAACTGTCTCAGACTTCTACTCGTTTGACTCTCAGATTCACTGTTCTCTGATTGTAAGTACAAGTTCTCAGTCTTGTACTTACAATCAGAGAACAGTGTCCGTAGACGCTGACAGTCATGACCTTCTtggatgattccgaattggacacGTTTTGTGAGGAGCTCTGGAAAGTAATTCGCAACAAGGAGTCTACACATTTGTTGTCGGGGAGTTAAatgcaaaactaggaaagacaACAGAAAAtccaggattggaagattttgaCTAAGGAAGTGGAATGAAAAGGGCTATCGTCATGGGAACTCTcctttcatgaagaaagattatcgtcggtggacatgggaatcgcccaatggcgcgactcgtgcggagatcgaccacatactcacaaACCGAATGTGATCTCTAGTTGACAACTCTGtggtaccatccttttgtagcgGTTCTGATCATCGCGCCCTTTGtgcaaaaatacgacttagccgcACGATAGAAAACAAAACCCGCTATCGGtaacgaagaaggaaagaggTCGTATACGTCGATTGCATACTAGAAAAATCTTTGTCCCACGGTGACATGCACATCGAGGGGATCCAAACGTAGACTACGACCTGCTGCTCAGAGGGACACGAGCTTTGTGCTGAACGcgcctcgaagtcgcgcaaGGCAAGATTGCAACAAATTCTGAAAACCACCAAGGAGTTGTTGGAAAGGAAGAGGACTTTGAGGcctgatccgaatgcatcgcacattgagcggttagtagcaaacgctagctgcagaaaaactttgcaggaggatctttggaaatacaggcagaagaagattctggaagcagcacaaagatgAACAAGCCTGAAAAAGTGTCTGCAGGGACcttcgcgaatataatatttcgACAACAGCATTGTTGGCGAAGACGGGggagatggaaatcatcacGAAAAGGTTCTACCCGaacttttccgttcatcaactcttGTGTCAAGCGCGGTCATTCCCACTGGTATAgatccaccacggattctttCTGCGGAGGtgcgagtcgctatcaagagcataaAACCTGGCGCAGGCCTGGACCTGGTTTTATATCTGCAGACTTTCTTCTTGCTGGTGGACATCCAGTTCATGTAATTCTAGCGGAGCACATAACGTCCTAtctttagaaagaaaggattccaGACCAATGGGAGAACTCGCAATCGTTCTTCTACAAGAAAGCTGACCGAGAAGACTATCGGAACTGCCGTCCGGTATGCTTGCTAAGTATCTTGTACTGAGTATTCACCAATGTCATTCTcgcgcgcatatctaggatgCTTGACGAAGCAcaacctcaagaacaagctgcaTCTCGTCAGGGTTTCAGCTGCACgaaccacatccagaccgtgtcgtcATAGAAATTTGTCGGGGATACCgactgccccttgttctaatcTTAATAAATCGGCCagttgctacgatcgatgcaccaccacGATGCAGCTTTTCCACTGCTCCCTCACCATTGGAAAGAGGTAAGACAAAGCGATATTAAGTTGCCGAAGCTGTTCATGGCTGCATTACATTGGATAATCACTTGCTTGGGAAGTACATGCTGATGAAAGATTCCTCTCAAGCCTCCGTTTTTCGGACGgcatcgttcttttttcgagaAGTGGCAATGAAGTAGAGACGATGCTCAAGGAATTGGACGAagcagggaaaagaataggGTTGCGGAAGTAAACTCAGTTCATGCACAACGTCTACTTCCAGTACGGAGGAATACAGCTTGAAGGCTTCCAAATCGTGGGAACCTTATCACCTCAGACGTTGTATGAATATGGGGACCGACTTGAATAAAGAACtaaatgaaggataaaagcaGCGGAGGAGCATTCGCACTCGTCAGGGAATCTACGACCCAAGTGACGGACCATGATTAGCCTTGCCGATCTGTTTGACTCAATAGTTCTTCCGGCGCtctgctctctctctctctctctctatatatatatatatatatatatatatatatatatatataatgcgAAAGATGGATGGGctggtcacattatgaggagAATCGATTATTAATGGAATAGAAAAACGCTAGAGTGAATCCCTGGAGATGCTAAATACCTTCCAGGGAGGTCGCCAGCAAGATGGTGCGATGTCTTCTCTAAgtggatggaccagctgagagatTAGCTGGATATGGTTCAAGGACCTTGTCAAAGTCACGGAAATTGAGAACAtgttggatgacaatggcgaggtaCGAAAAGGTGCTGGAGCTCGGACGCTCAGTGAAGACGGGACGTGTAGCTAAGTAggtaaaaagaaactaaatcaaggaaaaaaattaaaagggaatagttagaaagaaataactcAGACCTCTGAATCCCATCGGTTGAACGCGTTCGAGTATtatagtcggctcaaaactacctgaagctcggtgcaatcGCGTAAGCGTATGCGCAAGTTGCGTAACTTATCTTCAccccacttcgagcgcagccgcttacgcaactaagCGGAGTTTCAGATCGTTTTCACCAGACTATAATATTATTTCTCGAAGCAGATAAATACATATACAATTACCTTCGCATCCACGATGATATCGAAGCgcagaaaagaaacagcttTAGCTAGATTATTACTCTCTCATGTATGCAATAGCGCTTTTTATAGCGCTATAAACGACACGATCTCGACTAATCTGTCAAAACAATCAAATATCGGAAGCAATCCTTACAGATTTAATCGTTTCTCTCCATCTTTCCCGCATATATGATTAGTGTGCGGTCGTATTCTGTTAGTGTTTGAGTCTTGTTCGAGTTTCCTCGTAATCTGTTTTGAGATATTCTAGCCAAACAGACATCTTTGTAAAAACTGAACCagctattcaaaaaaagaaatctaacaCGCTTCATATCTGCAATATTCTCATCTTATGCGAACGTTTGAGACGCGGTGCATCTGGAATTAGAATACCCAAAGTTGTTAAAGTTGTTATTCTGTTCTAAAGAGCAACTCGCTTACCATTATTTCCTTTCAActtatgttttcttgattGTAGTGGgcttttatcttatttataaattttacaATGGCTCGAACTGTGTATCTTTGGCACATGAACTAGTGAAACAGAGACTAATCCGAACATTTATACACTGAGAACGGTAAACAACATAAACTGGAATTTCGATCTCATCCAGGGTCCGTATGCATTTCTCGCATGGATGGGAGACGCCTTCTCTTTTGCTCATGAGGGACATTGTCAGCAGCATTTGCAAGCGCAAACGGTAGCTTTCGCAAAAATTTACTCTAAGTTccgaattctggaaaaatctctACTAGCGATGATTTACTTTTCTATTCTCCCTTGGAGCCCATGAGAGTAACTATGCATACGGCACAAGGAAGACTATAACACATTTTTTCATAAACAAGAAGACCAGTAGTGATATAATGATAAAATACTTTTGAATGACCAGTTTTATGAAGAGTGGAACTAAAAAAGTTATCGAGGTCCATCTAGGCATAGAAGAAGTTGGTTTACGAAGGCGTAGCAGTTCTAGTTCAGCAAGggagatttttcttcctcaaaaaaaggaaaactttcaaaaaaaaaagcgggtTAATCACAAAGACTCACACACCACTGCTACGAGAAAACCGTACTTTGACGCTATGCGGAACCTCCTGCTTTGCTATTTTCGAGGAGAATGTATTTCTTGCCTGAGCTAAAACTGTTTGAGACCATTTCTGGATCCACTCCTTGTTGAAGTTCCTTTAAGGATTCTCAACAGCTTCTGTGATCCACTAATAATAACTCTTGCGCGTAGAAAGAGTTTCTCAGAGAGATCAAATTTCTCGAAACAGATCAAACAGATCACCGACGATCCGAACCAGAGGTAGTCATATGGCTCCCGGATGTGATAAATAATGCGTAGAAGGCAGTAGTGATGTGAATTATGTGAAACCCTGGAAAGGGTATTAATTCAGAGAATAATTCAGTTTATAAATCAGAGAAGTGAATTGAACTATACCTGACCTGAAAACAACTCAAACAACATTCACCGGCAGTATCAGTGACACCCATATGTGCGTCGCCCAGGACAGTATCCGCTTCTTCAGCAGCGCTTCGCATTACAACATTATATCGCCGTCTTTTACACCATGATGCCACAACCTTCAAGAAATCACGATAAGAATAGTTTCGAGGATGCTTTCAGcgaaataaaaacagtgataGTAATgaaaaaccgttttttttaaagaagctTTACCTACCTGAACAAGCATAACCGTACCGACAGCGCTAAGAACTCGTCCGCCGAAATTCAGCAAACCAATGAGGTACTTTGAAGGTGCTTGGGACAAGGCTGAACATTCATAATCCTCATGTTGTGAGAGGAAGTAAGGAGGGACCATGTCTTAGTTATTCGTTcgtctgtttcttttttttctagaggaAAAGTTTGTCACAGTCTTCAAGACTCAAGAACTGTGGCAAACGTTTTACTATGGGGTGCAAATATTGTTTCCTGTCATTGCTTACGTGCTGTCGAAATTAGCACaaacaaatttaaaggcatcactccacgaatctgagctggtacggattccaggtggagtattcgtatataggatcgtagattaaggagaggggagtgattccgtccatttcttcctaattgccgtaaaaaacggcccggaagatacggcttcgagcgttccggcgtgctattttcaacaacgggttcgattggagcgcgccaggcgtgcgcacacgccgcatctttcgggccgtttttactcgacctcagattcgtgcggtgatgatGTTAAGGAGAAATGTAGTGGGGGAGGTTCAGTAAAGCGCATTCTTGTTTCTGGAAACTctatcttccctttttttctactggtaactttagcttacatgtcatagatcctctaaagcTTATGCTCAAGTTTTAAGGTTGTAACTAATTTAGTTATTTGCTTCCAggaataagagcgcggttgagtgcccTCCTCACTATACCTTAACCCAAATTCGGTCGTATTAATAACTGTTGGAAATAACGAATTCTGGATTCTCCTGGAAACGAGATGGAATGCGTACCTTTCTTCAACTTGAATCTCAAAGTATGTTCGTTTTCCACCGCAGTCTTCACCACTTCTGCATTGAGCTGCGCTGACCAAACACTAGCGAGGTAAGCAAGAACGTTGCATAACGTACCGAACACGAGGAACATGACTATGCCAGCACATTGATTCCCTGTAAAAATACATCCTCAACGAGTGCTACGAAAGCTCAAAGGTGAATGTGCACACAAACCTTGGGGTCTTTGGTTTGATCTGGTCATACGTCCGCCTACTAGGGTTACTCTTCTAAGTAATTTCGCTTACATGATTTTAACAACACTCTTTCATAGCACTCTTGGACTGTTCTTGACctgatttcttccattttccatCAAAAACACAGCGATTTCCACATCAACGCCACTACCCTCTACACCCCTTAACTCTCGAAAAAGTCCCCAGTCCCCCCAAAGCGAACTCTCCAAGTTCCCCTATCGTAACCCAAAGATAGGCGTCGATTGAAAAGTGTAGGACGTGGGTTGCGGGAGCAGAGCCCAGCGCACCACCCTTAACTCatggtcgagtcaaaacgatttCAAATGCGGTTCAGTTAGGGCTTAGGGGAGTGGATTCAAAGTGGTGCGGCTGGAGCTAgtggttgcgatcgaggtgggacccgtCTAATCACCAGCTTCACGTGGACTGTAGCGATGAGTGATGATCGTTTTGAGGAGACTGTACTACTTCTATTCGAACGTCCACTAACACCAGTTGATTCGCCGCCAAGTCCCTTTTACTTTGTGCAGTCGAACCACTAACGTTGTGATTCGCCAGCAACGATAAATTCCAGATGTTTCCATTCGCGTGTGTCTAGGAAGACATTTACGGATCACGCGCTCCAACACAATGACTCCTTGTAACACCGCCGTCTGATATCAGTAGCGAACTTTTTCCACAAACACGTGTGAACTTTGATGAGTGCTCGTCGAATGGATTGTTTACTTTCGTAGAGGTCACGTCATGCAAGGAGTAATGCCATTAATAATTTTATCATTGGAATTCTTTCTATCTCTTCGTTTTGGTAAAATCTGTGGTAGAATGTAGTTGACGGTGCCGGTTGACACTGATCTAATCAAATGTTAATTCagagcgaagaaaaaacgttgttagaGCACAAAGACTGTTCTTATTACTGTTAAATGCGGAGAATTGCGGAGAAACCACTGCTCAGACTGtatctgctgttttttttactgtttttattgAAAGTGCTTGACGGTAtgacttagttattcacttaCAGTTTGAACAGTTTTGAAGGTTTGgtaaagttaaaggcatcacctcacgaatctgggatggtacagtattcagg
Coding sequences within it:
- a CDS encoding hypothetical protein (NECATOR_CHRIV.G16980.T2), which codes for MKRNKGGASAGGEASGSVSGEGSSPSDMGGTTGTGSATGTGSSTGTGGSTGTGGTMGSESGSVGGSVPAGGILTEERGPRGNAYGYGIRGGMVSPIMVTSYIRGIRDVRGSGERKPGDREDRMDDMDNMN
- a CDS encoding hypothetical protein (NECATOR_CHRIV.G16980.T1), coding for MCRLLVANYFPELLTKRVQFGIIQEGHDCQRLRTLFSDSMITLRVIAILALITLVNGCAKAPRSMKRNKGGASAGGEASGSVSGEGSSPSDMGGTTGTGSATGTGSSTGTGGSTGTGGTMGSESGSVGGSVPAGGILTEERGPRGNAYGYGIRGGMVSPIMVTSYIRGIRDVRGSGERKPGDREDRMDDMDNMN
- a CDS encoding hypothetical protein (NECATOR_CHRIV.G16981.T1), which translates into the protein MTRSNQRPQGNQCAGIVMFLVFGTLCNVLAYLASVWSAQLNAEVVKTAVENEHTLRFKLKKALSQAPSKYLIGLLNFGGRVLSAVGTVMLVQVVASWCKRRRYNVVMRSAAEEADTVLGDAHMGVTDTAGECCLSCFQGFT